In Mariluticola halotolerans, one DNA window encodes the following:
- a CDS encoding YihY/virulence factor BrkB family protein, protein MKAEAGRDVSTPRKMPLRAWKQVLKRTVLTFFTDRVMLFSAGVTLYLLIALVPALSMIVSIYGLFSDPVSISEQVSLLRGIVPEGGLDLIRSQLVRITSKSGDALGWTLILASGVALWSASLGIKGLFEAMNIAYGEREKRNFIHVNALALLFTLGAAVIAAAALATVILLPAVLAILPQRGFAEIVLSAASFLILAGVLLVGLAALYRWGPSRNDAKWRWITPGAMFSILAIMIISIPFSWYVTNFGNYSATYGSLGAVIGFLTWLWFSVIAVVVGAKLNAEIEHQTAKDTTISPDMPMGQRGAYVADTLGD, encoded by the coding sequence ATGAAAGCAGAGGCAGGACGCGATGTTTCCACACCGCGAAAAATGCCGTTGCGTGCCTGGAAACAGGTGCTCAAGCGCACCGTGCTGACCTTTTTCACAGATCGGGTCATGTTGTTTTCGGCGGGCGTGACGCTTTATTTGTTGATCGCTTTGGTGCCGGCCCTAAGCATGATCGTTTCGATTTACGGGCTTTTTTCCGATCCCGTCTCCATTTCTGAGCAAGTTTCCCTATTGCGAGGTATCGTGCCCGAAGGCGGGCTCGACCTCATCCGCTCACAGCTCGTCCGCATCACCAGCAAGAGTGGCGATGCCTTGGGGTGGACGCTCATTCTTGCATCAGGTGTTGCCTTGTGGAGTGCCAGCCTTGGCATCAAGGGCCTGTTTGAGGCGATGAATATCGCCTATGGCGAACGTGAAAAGCGTAACTTCATACATGTGAATGCGCTAGCATTGCTGTTTACACTGGGCGCAGCGGTGATTGCCGCCGCAGCTCTTGCAACCGTCATCCTTCTGCCGGCTGTTCTCGCCATTTTGCCGCAACGCGGCTTTGCCGAGATCGTGCTGTCTGCCGCAAGCTTTTTGATCCTCGCCGGCGTCCTGCTGGTGGGGCTCGCGGCGCTTTATCGCTGGGGACCGAGCCGCAATGACGCGAAATGGCGATGGATAACCCCGGGGGCGATGTTCAGTATTCTCGCCATCATGATCATCTCCATTCCCTTTTCCTGGTATGTGACCAATTTTGGCAATTACAGTGCCACCTATGGGTCTCTCGGCGCCGTGATCGGCTTTCTCACCTGGTTGTGGTTTTCCGTTATCGCGGTAGTCGTCGGTGCAAAGCTAAACGCCGAAATTGAGCACCAGACAGCCAAAGACACCACTATTTCCCCCGACATGCCCATGGGCCAGCGCGGCGCTTATGTCGCCGATACCCTGGGTGACTAA
- a CDS encoding pyridoxamine 5'-phosphate oxidase family protein, which produces MTTLDDFKENPLKQFWDKLEDIRTVMLGSPASDQHMQPMTANGAREENAVWFYSKKDTDLAKAAQSGGEVHMCLTDRDHGYYACVMGHLVLEHSELHIKRYWNPVASAWYPDGKADPDLTMLKLIPRTAAIWAGSGNPVKFGWEVARANISGSEPDVGHHTTVTFPQSGGR; this is translated from the coding sequence ATGACCACACTTGATGATTTCAAAGAAAATCCCCTGAAACAGTTCTGGGACAAGCTCGAAGACATCCGCACGGTGATGCTCGGCAGTCCAGCATCAGACCAGCACATGCAACCCATGACCGCGAACGGCGCCCGCGAAGAAAACGCTGTCTGGTTTTACTCCAAAAAGGACACCGATCTGGCAAAGGCCGCCCAAAGCGGCGGTGAGGTACATATGTGCCTGACCGATCGAGATCATGGCTATTATGCCTGCGTTATGGGGCATCTTGTCCTTGAACATTCAGAGCTGCATATCAAACGCTACTGGAACCCCGTTGCCAGCGCCTGGTATCCCGATGGCAAGGCTGACCCCGACCTCACCATGCTTAAACTTATCCCCCGCACAGCGGCGATTTGGGCCGGCTCCGGCAATCCCGTCAAATTCGGCTGGGAGGTTGCGCGAGCCAATATCAGCGGTTCCGAACCGGATGTTGGACATCATACCACAGTCACTTTCCCGCAATCTGGAGGGCGTTGA
- a CDS encoding aa3-type cytochrome c oxidase subunit IV — MDIGSNSGMSSAEYAAHERTYHGFVHVARWFCIHLTFVLVGLYFVVIQGAVTGGLFLILLGLIALVYGLVTTPGRPPESAYASATPLPVRAGGEDVIIPDPANPTEPAPPQNDPAQPNPLPQPTPQPEPPLVTPHQRAGWDRA; from the coding sequence ATGGATATTGGGAGCAATTCGGGAATGAGCAGCGCCGAGTATGCGGCGCATGAGCGGACTTATCACGGCTTTGTTCATGTAGCGCGCTGGTTTTGTATTCATCTTACCTTCGTGCTTGTGGGCTTGTATTTTGTAGTTATTCAGGGCGCGGTGACCGGCGGCCTGTTTCTTATCCTGCTCGGTCTGATTGCGTTGGTGTATGGTCTTGTGACAACTCCTGGGCGCCCGCCAGAGAGCGCTTACGCAAGCGCAACCCCGTTGCCCGTGCGTGCAGGTGGGGAGGACGTGATCATCCCTGATCCTGCAAACCCTACAGAACCGGCACCACCGCAAAACGACCCGGCACAGCCTAACCCCTTACCCCAACCCACGCCGCAACCGGAGCCGCCGCTGGTTACACCGCACCAGCGCGCTGGCTGGGACCGTGCCTGA
- a CDS encoding FliM/FliN family flagellar motor switch protein, with the protein MNMLDDIEVDISVELGATTMPIHHLLRMGRGAVIELDTTERDPMRIYANNKLVAHGEIRVEDGQLTVQVIEKIIRRS; encoded by the coding sequence ATGAACATGCTCGACGATATTGAAGTCGATATCAGTGTGGAACTCGGCGCGACCACCATGCCGATACATCATCTGCTGCGCATGGGACGCGGGGCCGTTATCGAACTCGATACCACGGAGCGCGACCCTATGCGCATCTACGCCAACAACAAACTGGTCGCCCACGGGGAGATCAGGGTGGAAGATGGCCAGCTTACCGTGCAGGTCATTGAAAAGATAATTCGGCGCAGCTGA
- the lipB gene encoding lipoyl(octanoyl) transferase LipB, protein MVIETLTPGKNKVPATSEKLLRADSRPVHWQISEGLVPYPQALDTMRARARAIADGEAEELVWLLEHPPLYTAGTSAKAVDLLTPEKFPVYDAGRGGQYTYHGPGQRIAYVMLDLRQRGRDIRCLVQNLEAWVIDTLAAHNIKGELRDGRIGVWVQRPERGAMSEDKIAALGVRVSRWVSFHGISLNIAPDLGHYDGIVPCGIRDQGVTSFEDLGQLTSMAEVDISLKAAFEQRFGPVLPVRDDDGGL, encoded by the coding sequence ATGGTTATTGAAACGTTAACGCCCGGCAAAAATAAGGTGCCCGCAACCTCGGAAAAGCTGTTGCGCGCCGATTCGCGCCCCGTGCACTGGCAGATATCTGAGGGGCTTGTGCCCTATCCGCAGGCGCTTGATACGATGCGGGCGCGGGCGCGGGCGATCGCAGATGGCGAAGCCGAAGAACTGGTCTGGCTGCTCGAACATCCCCCGCTCTATACCGCCGGCACATCTGCCAAGGCGGTCGATCTGCTGACACCCGAAAAATTCCCGGTTTATGACGCTGGTCGTGGGGGCCAGTATACTTACCACGGTCCCGGACAACGCATTGCCTACGTCATGCTGGACCTGCGCCAGCGCGGCCGTGATATTCGCTGCCTCGTTCAAAACCTTGAAGCCTGGGTGATCGACACACTTGCCGCGCATAATATCAAGGGCGAATTGCGCGATGGCCGTATCGGGGTCTGGGTGCAGCGCCCGGAGCGCGGTGCCATGAGCGAGGACAAGATTGCCGCCCTCGGCGTGCGGGTCTCACGCTGGGTCAGCTTTCACGGCATTTCGCTGAACATAGCTCCTGACCTTGGTCATTATGACGGCATCGTGCCGTGTGGCATTCGCGATCAGGGCGTGACCAGTTTTGAGGATTTGGGGCAGCTGACCTCGATGGCGGAGGTCGATATCAGCCTCAAAGCGGCATTTGAGCAACGGTTTGGGCCGGTTTTGCCGGTTCGCGACGATGATGGGGGCTTGTAA
- a CDS encoding DUF4282 domain-containing protein: MTFDDLKKLATSTLLFSLDRIIAPRLITILYLLGLAAIVLWTISHLFATFAFGFGAGLWGLLEIAVFGLLGFVVLRIVCEALIVYFKANEGVATTASHPRPSVSLIDEVRDAIEELADDDYEAEPAPAPAKPRAAAKPAAAKTPATKTPARPRRTAKRTPPTKS, translated from the coding sequence ATGACCTTTGATGATTTGAAGAAACTGGCCACCAGCACCCTGTTGTTCAGTCTTGACCGGATTATTGCACCCCGCCTGATCACCATCCTTTATTTGCTCGGGCTAGCGGCAATTGTGCTTTGGACAATCAGCCACCTGTTCGCGACTTTTGCTTTTGGCTTTGGCGCGGGGCTTTGGGGCCTGCTGGAAATTGCTGTGTTCGGCCTGTTGGGTTTCGTTGTTTTACGTATCGTTTGCGAAGCGCTGATCGTTTATTTCAAGGCGAATGAAGGTGTGGCCACGACGGCAAGCCACCCGCGCCCATCCGTTTCGCTGATCGATGAAGTCCGCGATGCGATCGAAGAACTGGCCGATGACGATTATGAAGCCGAGCCAGCGCCCGCTCCGGCCAAGCCCCGGGCAGCCGCGAAACCAGCAGCAGCGAAAACGCCGGCAACCAAAACACCGGCGCGCCCACGACGCACCGCAAAACGTACGCCGCCGACAAAATCGTGA
- the rimO gene encoding 30S ribosomal protein S12 methylthiotransferase RimO, with product MAQVPTIGLVSLGCPKALVDSERILTTLRAQGYAFSPNYDGADVVIVNTCGFLDSAKAESLEAIGEALNENGRVIVTGCLGTEDELIRATHPSVLAVSGPHQYEAVVDAVHQAVPPVANPFTDLVPPQGLKLTPRHYAYLKISEGCNNRCSFCIIPSIRGDLVSRPVASVLYEAERLVKAGTKEIMVISQDTSAFGVDIKYATSKFHGRDIEARFLTLAEELGELGAWIRMHYVYPYPHVDKVIPLMADGKILPYLDIPFQHASPTVLKAMRRPANQEKTADRIKAWRQVCPDLAVRSTFIVGFPGETEEDFQMLLDWVEETQIDRAGCFEYEPVAGAKANEIEGAVPDEVKRERYERLMEVAQDVSTERLASRVGRTIDALVDDVDPENNRATARSQWDAPDIDGTVIIDDAEGIKPGDMVSVTITDSDEYDLYAEPAGNSVQ from the coding sequence ATGGCTCAAGTGCCAACAATTGGCCTCGTCAGCCTCGGCTGTCCCAAGGCTCTTGTGGATAGTGAACGGATCCTCACCACGTTACGCGCGCAAGGCTATGCCTTTTCGCCCAATTACGATGGTGCTGATGTTGTTATCGTCAATACGTGCGGCTTTCTCGATAGCGCCAAGGCGGAAAGCCTTGAAGCTATCGGCGAGGCGTTGAACGAGAATGGACGCGTTATCGTCACCGGTTGTCTCGGCACGGAAGACGAACTCATTCGCGCGACGCATCCAAGCGTATTGGCCGTGAGCGGCCCGCATCAGTATGAAGCCGTGGTTGATGCCGTGCATCAGGCCGTGCCGCCGGTCGCCAATCCGTTTACGGATCTGGTGCCCCCGCAAGGCTTGAAACTGACGCCGCGTCACTACGCCTATCTCAAGATTTCAGAAGGCTGCAATAACCGTTGCTCGTTCTGCATCATCCCGTCGATCCGGGGAGATCTGGTTTCGCGGCCGGTGGCAAGCGTGCTTTATGAAGCCGAACGGCTTGTGAAAGCGGGCACCAAGGAAATCATGGTAATTTCGCAGGATACCAGCGCCTTTGGCGTTGATATCAAATATGCGACGTCCAAGTTTCATGGCCGTGATATCGAAGCGCGGTTTTTAACGCTGGCTGAAGAACTGGGTGAGCTGGGTGCGTGGATTCGCATGCACTACGTTTATCCTTATCCGCATGTGGACAAGGTTATTCCGTTGATGGCGGATGGCAAGATCCTCCCCTATCTCGATATTCCCTTCCAGCACGCCTCCCCGACCGTTTTGAAGGCGATGCGGCGGCCGGCCAATCAGGAAAAAACCGCTGACCGGATCAAGGCCTGGCGGCAGGTTTGCCCGGACCTCGCCGTGCGTTCGACCTTTATTGTCGGCTTTCCCGGCGAGACTGAGGAAGATTTCCAGATGCTGCTCGACTGGGTGGAAGAAACCCAGATCGACCGCGCAGGCTGCTTTGAATATGAGCCTGTTGCTGGCGCGAAGGCGAATGAGATCGAGGGCGCTGTGCCCGACGAGGTCAAGCGCGAGCGCTATGAGCGGCTAATGGAAGTGGCGCAGGATGTCAGCACAGAGCGGCTTGCAAGCCGTGTGGGGCGGACAATTGACGCGCTGGTGGATGATGTCGACCCGGAGAACAATCGCGCCACCGCCCGCTCCCAGTGGGACGCACCGGATATTGACGGCACCGTGATCATCGATGATGCCGAAGGTATCAAGCCGGGCGACATGGTTTCGGTCACAATCACGGACTCCGACGAATACGATCTTTATGCGGAGCCTGCGGGAAATTCTGTACAATGA
- the folP gene encoding dihydropteroate synthase: MSPHKRFTVKRRDGVIALGPKALIMGILNVTPDSFSDGGTHTTLADTVAHARQMVTQGADIIDVGGESTRPGADAVAVQAELDRVVPALEALADAELDALVSIDTYKALVADQALQSGAQIVNDVYGLQRDPEIADVAALHGAPVIIMHWDTKRDTGKDLIAEMRRYFEVSLEIAAKAGIEDERIMLDPGFGFGKSFAENYALLRRLSELNTMGYPLLAGTSRKSMIGKLLDVEPGARVAGTVASNVLAYQAGAHVFRVHDVAAHSDALRVAEATFYGPPKEIV, from the coding sequence ATGAGCCCGCACAAACGCTTCACAGTGAAGCGTCGGGACGGTGTTATTGCGCTCGGCCCCAAAGCCCTGATCATGGGCATATTGAACGTGACGCCGGACAGTTTTTCTGACGGCGGTACGCATACCACGCTCGCTGATACGGTCGCTCATGCGCGCCAGATGGTGACGCAAGGGGCTGATATCATTGATGTTGGGGGTGAAAGCACCCGGCCCGGAGCTGATGCTGTGGCCGTGCAAGCTGAGCTGGATCGGGTTGTGCCCGCGCTTGAGGCGCTGGCAGACGCCGAACTCGATGCGCTGGTTTCGATTGATACTTATAAGGCGCTTGTCGCCGATCAGGCGCTGCAATCAGGCGCGCAAATCGTCAATGATGTTTATGGGTTACAGCGTGATCCCGAGATTGCGGATGTGGCGGCGCTGCATGGGGCGCCAGTGATTATCATGCATTGGGACACCAAGCGGGATACCGGCAAGGACCTGATTGCCGAGATGCGCCGGTATTTTGAGGTTAGTCTTGAAATCGCGGCGAAGGCTGGCATTGAGGACGAGCGGATTATGCTTGATCCGGGGTTCGGGTTTGGCAAATCCTTTGCCGAGAACTACGCATTGCTGCGCCGGCTTAGTGAATTGAATACAATGGGTTATCCGCTACTGGCAGGAACATCGCGCAAGTCGATGATCGGCAAGCTGCTGGACGTTGAACCCGGTGCGCGGGTGGCCGGGACAGTGGCGAGCAATGTCTTGGCGTATCAGGCCGGAGCGCATGTGTTTCGGGTGCATGACGTTGCGGCGCATTCTGATGCGCTGCGGGTGGCTGAAGCCACTTTTTATGGCCCGCCGAAGGAGATCGTTTAA